A region from the Aquimarina sp. ERC-38 genome encodes:
- a CDS encoding Rrf2 family transcriptional regulator, translated as MVKTRFSIALHILTLLAMYKEDWLTSGTIASSLNMNPVLVRKELATLKKGEMVESKEGKNGGIRLLKDANTIYLSDIFNLVKGSDTVLSLLKNKPNPNCKVGKQINTKLSAVFITIDQAVSSELQGQTLEEFKNQF; from the coding sequence TTGGTAAAAACAAGGTTTTCTATAGCATTACATATCTTAACACTACTTGCCATGTATAAAGAAGACTGGCTCACCTCCGGTACCATTGCCAGTAGTTTAAATATGAATCCTGTTTTAGTAAGAAAAGAATTAGCAACACTGAAAAAGGGTGAAATGGTTGAGAGCAAAGAAGGTAAAAACGGAGGAATACGTTTATTAAAAGATGCCAACACTATTTACTTATCAGATATCTTTAATTTGGTAAAAGGTTCTGATACAGTACTCTCACTCCTTAAAAATAAGCCTAATCCCAATTGTAAAGTGGGTAAACAAATTAATACTAAGTTAAGTGCTGTCTTTATTACGATCGATCAAGCAGTAAGTTCTGAATTACAAGGACAAACCCTGGAAGAATTTAAAAACCAGTTTTAA
- the fumC gene encoding class II fumarate hydratase, producing the protein MEFRIEKDTMGEVRVPTEKLWGAQTERSRNNFKIGSPGSMPLEIIYGFAYLKKAAAFTNCELGVLDIEKRDLIAQVCDEILDGKHDDQFPLVIWQTGSGTQSNMNVNEVIANRAHQLTGKKVGEGEKTLQPNDDVNKSQSSNDTFPTGMHIAAYKKIVENTIPSIVQLRDTLKKKSDAFKEVVKIGRTHFMDATPLTIGQELSGYVSQLDHGIKALENTLPHLAELALGGTAVGTGLNTPRGYAKRVSEFIAQFTGLPFVTAENKFEALAAHDAFVETHGALKQLAVSLNKIGNDIRMLASGPRSGIGELVIPANEPGSSIMPGKVNPTQCEALTMVCAQVIGNDMAISVGGMQGHFELNVFKPVMASNLLQSAQILGDAAVSFDEHCAQGIQPNQERITELLNNSLMLVTALNTKIGYYKAAEIANTAHKNGTTLKHEAVNLGYVTEEEFDQWVRPEDMVGSMH; encoded by the coding sequence ATGGAATTTAGAATAGAAAAAGATACAATGGGTGAGGTACGCGTACCTACCGAGAAGTTATGGGGAGCACAAACTGAACGTTCGCGTAATAATTTTAAAATTGGAAGTCCCGGGTCCATGCCATTGGAAATAATTTATGGTTTTGCCTATTTAAAAAAAGCGGCGGCTTTTACAAATTGCGAACTGGGAGTTTTGGATATTGAAAAAAGGGATTTAATTGCACAGGTATGCGATGAAATTTTGGATGGTAAACATGATGACCAATTCCCATTAGTAATCTGGCAAACCGGTTCGGGTACACAAAGTAATATGAACGTTAATGAGGTCATTGCAAACCGGGCACATCAACTGACTGGAAAAAAGGTAGGTGAAGGAGAAAAAACCTTACAACCTAATGATGATGTAAACAAATCACAATCCTCAAATGATACTTTTCCTACCGGAATGCATATTGCCGCTTATAAAAAAATAGTGGAAAACACCATTCCCAGTATCGTACAACTAAGGGATACTCTAAAGAAAAAGTCGGATGCATTTAAAGAAGTGGTTAAAATAGGACGTACGCATTTTATGGATGCCACTCCCCTTACCATTGGTCAGGAATTATCTGGATATGTTTCCCAATTGGATCATGGTATCAAAGCTTTGGAAAATACCCTTCCGCATTTAGCCGAATTGGCTTTAGGTGGTACCGCAGTTGGTACCGGATTAAACACGCCTCGCGGATACGCTAAACGGGTTTCGGAATTTATTGCTCAATTTACCGGATTACCTTTTGTAACTGCCGAAAATAAATTTGAAGCCTTAGCCGCTCACGATGCGTTTGTAGAAACCCACGGAGCCTTAAAACAACTGGCGGTTTCTTTAAATAAAATTGGAAATGATATCAGGATGTTAGCTTCCGGACCCAGAAGTGGTATCGGCGAACTGGTTATTCCTGCTAATGAACCTGGTAGCTCTATCATGCCCGGTAAAGTGAATCCTACGCAATGCGAAGCACTAACTATGGTTTGCGCTCAGGTTATAGGTAATGATATGGCTATTTCCGTAGGAGGTATGCAAGGTCATTTTGAATTAAACGTCTTTAAACCGGTTATGGCCTCCAATCTTTTACAAAGTGCTCAAATTCTGGGAGATGCAGCCGTATCTTTTGATGAGCATTGTGCACAGGGTATTCAACCCAATCAGGAACGTATTACTGAATTGTTAAACAATTCATTGATGCTGGTAACTGCTTTAAATACTAAAATTGGGTATTACAAAGCTGCTGAAATTGCTAATACGGCTCATAAAAACGGTACTACGTTAAAACATGAAGCAGTAAATCTAGGATATGTCACAGAAGAAGAATTTGACCAGTGGGTTCGTCCGGAAGATATGGTAGGAAGTATGCATTAA
- a CDS encoding T9SS type A sorting domain-containing protein — translation MNFFILLKRYFKTPLQIAILFITTTIFAQTTCTLNSVEYDLTTSGTNKCGIGLLTLEINKGIAPFSVRLDNMGNNRSLGTSDLQVTTANFEVPAGDYQFKVTDNAGCETSQFVRINAIPLVFQLEGEADCITDTEALLQFTTNNTSLIATSTVGLYEVNADGSFTLVTQVSLGTGAFSSTMIKPNQVYEFRYDGNINGNCQYNQRFIYNSCNPTLNTQDIFVETTSSDINIYPNPTSGIVNIEGNLSSMGSIIVYDMLGAAKLEFSEIKVKTIDLQSLVPGHYFIQFNFDGRSITKRIIKE, via the coding sequence ATGAACTTTTTTATTCTTTTAAAGCGATACTTTAAAACACCTTTACAAATAGCTATACTTTTTATAACCACCACCATATTCGCTCAAACTACTTGTACGTTAAATTCCGTAGAATATGATTTAACTACTTCTGGTACTAATAAATGCGGTATAGGCTTATTGACACTTGAAATTAATAAAGGAATAGCACCTTTCAGCGTAAGACTTGATAATATGGGTAATAACAGGTCATTAGGAACAAGTGATCTTCAGGTGACTACCGCAAATTTTGAGGTTCCGGCAGGTGACTATCAATTTAAAGTTACTGATAATGCAGGTTGTGAAACTTCACAATTTGTAAGGATAAATGCCATACCCCTGGTATTCCAATTAGAAGGTGAGGCAGATTGTATTACTGATACCGAGGCCTTACTCCAATTTACAACTAATAATACCTCATTAATTGCCACTTCTACTGTGGGTTTATATGAAGTTAATGCGGATGGTTCATTTACCCTGGTTACTCAAGTATCTCTTGGTACCGGAGCGTTTTCTTCGACTATGATTAAACCTAATCAAGTATACGAGTTTAGATACGATGGTAATATTAACGGAAACTGTCAATATAATCAGCGATTTATATATAACTCTTGCAATCCTACGTTAAATACTCAAGATATTTTTGTAGAAACAACAAGTTCAGATATAAACATCTATCCTAATCCTACTTCCGGAATAGTAAATATTGAAGGCAATTTGAGTTCTATGGGTTCTATCATTGTTTATGACATGTTAGGTGCGGCTAAATTGGAATTTTCGGAAATTAAGGTGAAAACAATAGATTTGCAATCCCTAGTACCCGGTCACTATTTTATACAGTTTAATTTTGATGGCCGTAGTATTACAAAAAGGATTATAAAAGAATAA